A section of the Candidatus Hydrogenedentota bacterium genome encodes:
- a CDS encoding ArsB/NhaD family transporter, translated as MLSLLASPMILSLGIFLFVYALIAFDIVDKTAAALLGAGAVILLHLVPYHEAVKSVDLNVIFLLIGMMIVMSILAETGFLEWLAIAIAQRAQGNAKVIVVQFLLVTAFLSAVLDNVTTVILIAPITILITQLLELRTAPILVMLAIFSNIGGTGTLIGDPPNIIIGSATTLSFNDFLFNLGPVVLVMTLFCLALVRFRMGASLETKEEARRRVMMAQPELAILDPVLLKKCGAVLGLILLGFFTSRLTGFEPGIVALAGSVVMMIVCKVDIHTALHKVEWATILFFIGLFMLISALEHNKLFEKSGEMLIHATQGNLLLTVMVILWASAIASAIVDNIPLVIAMIPLIKTMIPVFATQMGLADSPDQVHTVIEAPLYWALALGACLGGNGTLIGASANVVIAQIGMRNNANITFMEFTKAGFPLMIITVLISSVYMYLRYF; from the coding sequence ATGCTTTCGCTCCTCGCCTCCCCCATGATTCTCTCCCTCGGCATCTTCCTCTTCGTCTATGCCCTGATCGCCTTCGACATCGTGGACAAGACCGCGGCCGCCCTTCTGGGCGCCGGCGCCGTGATCCTGCTTCACCTCGTGCCCTATCACGAAGCCGTGAAAAGCGTCGATCTGAACGTGATATTCCTGCTCATCGGCATGATGATCGTCATGAGCATCCTGGCCGAAACCGGCTTTCTGGAGTGGCTCGCCATCGCCATTGCCCAGCGGGCCCAGGGCAACGCCAAGGTCATCGTCGTTCAATTCCTCCTGGTCACCGCTTTCCTCTCCGCCGTGCTGGACAATGTGACCACCGTCATCCTCATCGCGCCGATCACCATTCTCATTACCCAGTTGCTGGAGTTGCGCACCGCGCCCATCCTCGTCATGCTCGCCATCTTCTCCAATATCGGCGGCACGGGCACCCTCATCGGCGATCCTCCCAACATCATTATCGGCTCGGCCACCACCCTCAGTTTCAATGACTTCCTCTTCAATCTCGGCCCGGTTGTGCTGGTGATGACTCTCTTCTGCCTGGCCCTCGTCCGTTTCCGCATGGGCGCTTCCCTCGAAACGAAGGAGGAGGCGCGCCGCCGGGTCATGATGGCCCAGCCCGAACTGGCCATCCTCGATCCCGTGCTCTTGAAGAAGTGCGGCGCGGTACTCGGCCTGATCCTCCTCGGCTTCTTCACCAGCCGCCTCACCGGATTCGAGCCCGGCATCGTGGCCCTGGCGGGTTCCGTGGTCATGATGATCGTGTGCAAAGTCGACATCCACACCGCCCTGCACAAAGTCGAATGGGCCACCATCCTCTTCTTTATCGGTCTCTTCATGCTTATCAGCGCGCTGGAGCACAACAAGCTCTTCGAGAAATCGGGCGAGATGCTCATTCACGCCACCCAGGGCAATCTCCTGCTGACGGTCATGGTTATCCTGTGGGCGAGCGCCATCGCATCGGCCATTGTGGACAATATCCCCCTGGTAATCGCCATGATTCCGCTGATCAAGACCATGATCCCGGTATTCGCCACCCAGATGGGCCTGGCCGACAGCCCCGATCAGGTGCATACCGTCATCGAAGCCCCCCTCTACTGGGCCCTCGCCCTGGGCGCCTGCCTGGGAGGGAACGGGACGCTCATTGGCGCCTCGGCCAACGTGGTAATCGCCCAAATCGGTATGCGGAACAACGCCAACATCACCTTCATGGAGTTTACGAAGGCCGGCTTCCCCCTCATGATCATCACCGTGCTCATTTCCAGCGTGTACATGTACCTGCGCTATTTCTGA